From Osmerus mordax isolate fOsmMor3 chromosome 8, fOsmMor3.pri, whole genome shotgun sequence, a single genomic window includes:
- the rab32a gene encoding ras-related protein Rab-32a encodes MAGGSVSECKEYLFKVLVIGELGVGKTSIIKRYVHQLFSQHYRATIGVDFALKVINWDSKTLVRLQLWDIAGQERFGNMTRVYYKEAVGAFVVFDVTRGSTFEAVSKWKHDLDSKVKLANGSPIPSVLLANKCDQKKENSNSTSLMDNFCKETGFLGWFETSAKDNINVDEAARFLVENILLNDKGLPYEESNGERIKLDQETIAAESKSGCC; translated from the exons ATGGCGGGAGGGTCGGTATCGGAGTGTAAGGAATACTTATTCAAAGTGCTGGTGATTGGGGAATTAGGCGTGGGAAAGACCAGCATCATTAAACGTTACGTCCATCAGCTTTTCTCCCAGCACTACAGAGCCACTATCGGGGTTGACTTTGCGCTCAAAGTTATCAACTGGGACAGCAAAACATTGGTGAGGTTACAACTATGGGATATTGCAG GTCAGGAGCGCTTCGGGAACATGACCAGGGTGTACTACAAGGAGGCAGTGGGAGCCTTTGTGGTGTTCGATGTCACAAGGGGCTCCACGTTCGAGGCTGTGTCCAAGTGGAAGCATGACCTAGACAGCAAGGTGAAACTGGCCAATGGCAGCCCTATACCCTCGGTGCTGCTGGCCAATAAGTGTGATCAGAAGAAGGAGAACTCCAACAGCACCTCTCTCATGGACAACTTCTGCAAAGAGACTGGCTTCCTGGGCTGGTTTGAGACCTCTGCCAAG GACAACATCAACGTGGACGAGGCAGCACGCTTCCTGGTGGAGAACATCCTGCTGAACGACAAAGGCCTACCCTATGAGGAGAGTAACGGAGAACGCATCAAACTGGACCAGGAGACCATAGCTGCCGAGAGCAAGTCTGGATGCTGCTAG
- the LOC136947359 gene encoding metabotropic glutamate receptor 1-like, producing MWNMARVKMGFLAVLCLPTLFFDVFVLSHSGNIYERAAVPRAVSRSVARMDGDVIIGALFSVHHQPSAEKVAERKCGEVREQYGIQRVEAMFHTLDRINADPYLLPNISLGCEIRDSCWHSSVALEQSIEFIRDSLISIRDDKDGSKWCIDGTPSTQPPPTKKPIAGVIGPGSSSVAIQVQNLLQLFNIPQIAYSATSIDLSDKTLFQYFLRVVPSDTLQARAMLDIVQRYNWTYVSAVHTEGNYGESGMEAFKELASQEGLCIAHSDKIYSNAGEKHFDRLLRKLRERLPKARVVVCFCEGMTVRGLLMAMRRLGVAGEFLLIGSDGWADRDEVVEGYEQEAEGGITMKLQSAEVTSFDNYFLKLRLDTNTRNPWFPEFWQYRFQCRLPGHPQENKNYKKVCSGDLGNESLHENYVQDSKMGFVINAIYAMAHGLHDMHSELCPDQPGLCEAMDPIDGSKLLGYLLKTSFRGVSGEEVYFDENGDTPGRYDIMNLQSVGDGYDYLHVGSWHEGKLSIEDYKLWMNSSDMVRSVCSEPCTRGQIKVIRKGEVSCCWICTTCKDNEYVQDEFTCKACELGWWPDDQLEVCQPLPLKYLDWSDVESMVAVAFSCVGILITSFVTFIFILYRDTPVVKSSSRELCYIILAGIFMGYICPFTLIARPTVFSCYLQRLLVGLSSSMCYSALVTKTNRIARILAGSKKKICTKKPKFMSAWAQVVIAFVLISFQLSLEITLIILETPMPVKSYPSISEVYLICNTSTVGMVAPLGYNGLLIMSCTYYAFKTRNVPANFNEAKYIAFTMYTTCIIWLAFVPIYFGSNYKIITTSFSVSLSVTVALGCMFTPKMYIIIAKPERNVRSAFTTSDVVRMHVGDGKAACGSNSLLNMFRRKKTSSGSANSNGKSVSWSESGARHPPRGGNVWHRLSVHVRKQEAGSNQMAVIRPLTNAPDPHSCKPVTPGPGTDPHPPHQPSTKALYNLAEEEEGDAAHRPLWTPPPCSGHLHGQDSNRSPSYSPPAHASGCAAVRPRVAAVDTHTSNVPRMNDAMEAANLVATHQPLSLSPSQLQEGAFGGEGLLLPHEGLESDELDLLHSYMYDAKEAEEDEEDEEDVENRTQSKLTLEDSLALTPPSPFRDSLCLGGSGSGSPISESVLCSSPSSAYASVVLRDFRQSSSTL from the exons ATGTGGAATATGGCACGCGTAAAGATGGGTTTCCTCGCAGTCCTCTGTCTCCCGACTTTATTCTTCGACGTATTCGTGCTGTCTCACAGTGGCAACATTTACGAGAGGGCGGCAGTCCCGCGGGCCGTATCCCGCTCCGTGGCCCGGATGGATGGCGACGTGATTATCGGTGCGCTCTTCTCCGTTCACCACCAACCGTCTGCTGAGAAAGTGGCCGAACGAAAGTGCGGGGAAGTCCGCGAGCAGTACGGCATACAGAGAGTGGAAGCCATGTTCCACACTTTAGACCGGATCAACGCCGACCCCTATTTGCTCCCCAACATCAGCCTGGGCTGCGAAATCCGAGACTCCTGCTGGCACTCCTCCGTGGCCTTGGAGCAAAGCATCGAGTTCATCCGGGATTCTCTCATCTCCATCCGGGATGACAAGGACGGGTCTAAGTGGTGCATTGACGGGACACcatccacccagcctccacccactAAGAAGCCCATTGCCGGGGTAATTGGGCCGGGCTCCAGCTCCGTTGCCATCCAGGTGCAgaatctcctccagctcttcaaCATCCCGCAAATTGCATACTCTGCCACCAGCATCGACCTAAGCGACAAGACGTTGTTTCAATACTTCCTGCGAGTCGTGCCCTCTGACACACTGCAGGCCCGGGCCATGCTCGATATAGTCCAACGGTACAACTGGACATACGTGTCAGCGGTGCACACGGAAG gaAACTATGGGGAGAGCGGTATGGAGGCCTTCAAGGAGCTGGCGTCTCAGGAGGGCCTGTGCATCGCCCACTCTGACAAGATCTACAGCAACGCCGGGGAGAAGCACTTTGACCGGCTGCTCCGGAAGTTGCGGGAGCGCCTGCCCAAGGCCCGCGTGgtcgtgtgtttctgtgagggcATGACCGTGCGCGGCCTCCTCATGGCCATGAGACGTCTCGGCGTAGCCGGGGAGTTCCTCCTCATCGGCAG TGATGGATGGGCAGATCGGGATGAAGTGGTGGAGGGCTATGAGCAGGAGGCTGAGGGTGGCATCACCATGAAGCTGCAGTCAGCGGAAGTCACGTCATTCGACAATTACTTCCTGAAACTTCGTCTGGACACCAACACCAGGAACCCCTGGTTCCCTGAGTTCTGGCAGTACCGCTTCCAGTGCCGCCTGCCAGGACACCCTCAAGAGAACAAAAACTACAAGAAAGTCTGTTCTG GTGACCTAG GTAACGAGAGTCTGCATGAGAACTACGTCCAGGACAGTAAGATGGGCTTCGTCATCAACGCCATCTACGCCATGGCCCACGGCCTCCACGACATGCACAGCGAGCTCTGCCCTGACCAGCCAGGACTGTGTGAGGCCATGGATCCTATCGACGGCAGCAAGCTGCTAGGCTACCTACTGAAAACCTCTTTCAGAGGAGtgtcaggggaggaggtgtaCTTTGATGAGAATGGGGATACCCCTGGCAG GTATGACATCATGAACCTGCAGAGCGTGGGGGACGGCTACGACTACCTACACGTGGGTTCCTGGCATGAGGGAAAGCTGAGCATCGAGGACTACAAGCTGTGGATGAACAGCAGTGACATGGTGCGCTCAGTCTGCAGCGAGCCCTGCACCAGGGGACAGATCAAG gtgatcaGGAAAGGAGAAGTGAGCTGCTGCTGGATCTGCACAACCTGCAAGGACAACGAGTATGTGCAGGATGAGTTCACCTGCAAGGCTTGTGAGCTGGGCTGGTGGCCCGATGATCAGCTGGAAG TCTGCCAGCCGCTGCCTCTGAAATACCTGGACTGGTCCGACGTGGAATCCATGGTGGCGGTGGCCTTCTCCTGCGTCGGCATTCTCATCACCTCCTTCGTCACCTTCATCTTCATCCTGTATCGAGACACGCCCGTGGTCAAGTCCTCCAGCCGGGAGCTCTGCTACATCATCCTGGCGGGCATCTTCATGGGCTACATCTGCCCCTTCACGCTGATCGCCCGGCCCACCGTGTTCTCCTGCTACCTGCAGCGCCTCCTGGTCGGCCTGTCCTCTTCCATGTGCTACTCCGCCCTGGTCACCAAGACCAACCGCATCGCCCGCATCCTGGCCGGCAGCAAGAAGAAGATCTGCACCAAAAAGCccaa GTTCATGAGTGCCTGGGCCCAGGTAGTGATTGCCTTCGTGCTGATCAGTTTCCAGCTCTCCCTGGAGATCACCCTGATCATCCTGGAGACCCCCATGCCCGTCAAGTCGTACCCCAGCATCAGCGAGGTCTACCTCATCTGCAACACCAGCACCGTGGGCATGGTGGCTCCGCTGGGCTACAACGGCCTGCTCATCATGAGCTGCACCTATTACGCCTTCAAGACCCGCAACGTCCCGGCCAACTTCAACGAGGCCAAGTACATCGCCTTCACCATGTACACCACCTGCATCATCTGGCTGGCCTTCGTGCCCATTTACTTCGGCTCCAACTACAAGATCATCACCACCTCCTTCTCCGTCAGTCTGAGCGTCACCGTTGCGCTGGGCTGCATGTTCACGCCCAAGATGTACATCATCATCGCCAAGCCGGAGAGGAACGTCCGGAGCGCCTTCACCACGTCTGACGTGGTGCGCATGCACGTCGGCGACGGGAAGGCGGCGTGTGGGAGCAACAGCCTGCTCAACATGTTCCGCCGGAAAAAGACCAGCTCCGGCAGTGCCAA TTCTAATGGCAAGTCTGTGTCATGGTCTGAATCAGGTGCAAGACACCCTCCGAGGGGGGGGAATGTGTGGCACAGACTGTCTGTGCATGTGAGGAAACAGGAAGCCGGCTCGAATCAGATGGCGGTCATCCGGCCCCTAACTAACGCACCCGACCCCCACAGCTGCAAACCCGTCACCCCCGGCCCTGGcacagacccccaccccccacaccaacccaGCACCAAGGCTCTGTACAacctggcggaggaggaggagggagatgcgGCCCACCGCCCTCTCTggactcctcccccctgctctggaCATCTCCACGGGCAGGACTCTAACAGGTCGCCCTCTTATTCTCCCCCCGCCCACGCATCGGGCTGTGCCGCCGTGCGCCCGCGGGTGGCCGCGGTGGACACGCACACCTCAAATGTCCCCCGAATGAATGACGCCATGGAGGCAGCTAACCTCGTCGCTACCCACCAGCCACtgagcctctccccctcccagctgcAAGAGGGGGCCtttggaggagaggggctgttGTTGCCCCATGAGGGGCTGGAGAGCGATGAGTTGGACCTCCTGCACAGCTACATGTATGACGccaaggaggcggaggaggacgaggaggacgaggaggacgtgGAGAATCGGACTCAGAGTAAGCTGACTCTGGAGGACTCCCTGGCTCTGACTCCCCCTTCCCCTTTCCGAGACTCTCTGTGCTTGGGTGGGTCAGGGTCCGGATCCCCCATCTCTGAGTCTGTCCTCTGCAGCTCCCCCAGCTCTGCCTACGCCTCGGTCGTCCTCCGGGATTTCAGACAGAGCTCCTCCACACTGTGA
- the LOC136948141 gene encoding F-box only protein 30-like isoform X1, producing MGHLRQSSVVIYDATRLESLRWSNHLNTSLPLKMEQQHAHCVTCVSQRCMTRPERGISCDLVTCSLVCGASFHACKGSEHRLLCPLERVPCLNSGFGCPATLIRHRMPAHLEVCPAGVVCCTMEWNRWPVSCLDYTSYESLSRGVEEVEQLDMALALQDQRTLLESLKVVAMAPTIERNPPVAESKRDSLSDSVEPVATSVACPPMASTTEPCSSLALPSVLPPTSAKDKIANGINGLNEEQYSKLYEATVETARSLAAALDVLSSASTSDNNKLECVNEAAVVQHSEGSDGAVELSNGLESKAPVTEGVGVKECYGQLHQATVQLRRSLVSALGVLGNTVKDTDPINRALSDLRVEPSCSSHQLKSVDPTDVGSTVYVKDGMAGLIPVVSGAVSHAAVVEATDRLPELSGQAMELSAEVRDKQSLCNGCLDGNRTENRAECHASDAADNPQEGPSGSSLEPICSAVVQDGGNSVLAPPLLSAPRQEPQPHSVLPLAPPLQVQQEIAQRAGHVVLEDRGAERKFQNHQLLRGLGQYTLCNGRRSLFSDRSLYRYRPKMEDKAVDTSDLEQEEDPMGLGEIDLITAALLFCLEESRECRRISDTVYVDGFHVDFGTQTFTFPAAILVTSTRVGDVASASACDHAAPQLSYPSPFRTLRLDLVLEEVPQIRNIPSNRFQHMFSFVCGQLFRRDEYSSHFKNVHEDIHAGLNGWMEHRCPLAYYGCTYSQRRLCPSAQGSKVIHDRNLRSFGVQPGPDDEHVNVSQVDQFSGLPFEILRHVAGFLDGFSLCQLSVVSRTMRDVCSSLLQSRGIVELRWERKHYPNTNGSFSWQIKDKVWRFSTAFSPVSEWRFAKVPSMSDHLGKCRYNTVERKTEAFPLPSMCTARPCPVHGRGLLEILKLHQEQHQT from the exons ATGGGACATCTGAGACAGAGTTCTGTCGTCATTTATGATGCGACACGGTTAGAATCAT tGCGGTGGTCCAACCACTTAAACACTTCGCTCCCCCTGAAGATGGAGCAGCAGCATGCCCACTGTGTGACCTGTGTGAGCCAGAGGTGCATGACCAGACCTGAGCGAGGGATTTCCTGTGACCTTGtaacctgctccctggtctgCGGGGCTTCCTTCCACGCATGCAAGGGGAGCGAGCAccgcctcctctgccccctggaGAGGGTGCCCTGCCTCAACAGCGGCTTCGGATGCCCCGCCACATTGATACGCCACCGGATGCCGGCACACTTGGAAGTGTGTCCTGCCGGTGTGGTATGCTGCACCATGGAGTGGAACAGGTGGCCCGTGAGCTGCCTGGATTACACCTCCTATGAGAGCCTGAGTCGAGGCGTGGAGGAAGTGGAGCAGCTGGACATGGCGCTTGCTCTGCAGGACCAGCGCACCCTGCTTGAGTCCCTTAAGGTAGTTGCCATGGCGCCCACCATTGAGAGAAATCCGCCGGTcgcagagagcaagagggacagTTTATCAGACTCAGTCGAACCCGTGGCTACCTCAGTGGCTTGTCCCCCCATGGCATCAACTACTGAACCTTGCTCCTCCCTGGCCTTGCCATCAGTGTTGCCGCCAACCTCGGCAAAAGATAAAATTGCTAACGGGATTAACGGTTTGAACGAGGAGCAGTACAGCAAACTGTACGAGGCCACAGTGGAGACGGCAAGAAGTCTGGCAGCAGCGTTGGATGTCCTTAGCAGTGCTAGCACCTCGGACAACAACAAATTGGAATGTGTCAACGAAGCAGCAGTGGTCCAGCACAGTGAGGGCAGCGACGGGGCTGTGGAACTTTCCAACGGCCTGGAGTCTAAAGCCCCCGTAACTGAGGGAGTGGGTGTGAAGGAGTGCTACGGTCAGCTCCACCAGGCCACGGTGCAGCTGAGGAGAAGTCTGGTCTCAGCGCTGGGCGTGCTGGGCAACACGGTGAAAGACACAGACCCAATTAACAGAGCCCTGTCTGACTTGAGGGTGGAGCCGAGCTGCAGCTCCCACCAATTAAAGTCCGTGGACCCCACTGATGTGGGGTCCACTGTGTATGTGAAAGATGGCATGGCAGGGCTAATCCCAGTAGTCAGTGGAGCCGTCAGCCACGCTGCTGTTGTGGAGGCCACCGATCGACTGCCAGAGCTTTCAGGTCAGGCCATGGAGCTTTCTGCTGAGGTCAGGGACAAGCAGAGTCTATGCAATGGTTGTTTGGATGGGAACCGGACGGAGAACAGGGCAGAGTGCCACGCCTCAGACGCAGCAGATAATCCACAGGAAGGACCTAGCGGGTCCTCTTTAGAGCCAATCTGTTCAGCTGTGGTGCAAGATGGAGGCAACTCTGTTCTTGCGCCTCCACTGCTCTCTGCTCCTCGTCAGGAGCCACAGCCTCACTCAGTCCTGCCTCTAGCACCTCCCCTGCAGGTGCAGCAGGAGATTGCACAGAGGGCGGGGCATGTGGTcttggaggacaggggggctgAACGCAAGTTCCAGAACCACCAGTTGCTCCGAGGTCTAGGCCAGTATACCCTGTGTAATGGGCGGAGAAGTCTGTTCTCTGACCGGTCGCTGTATAGGTATAGACCCAAAATGGAGGACAAGGCAGTGGATACATCCGAcctggagcaggaagaggacccGATGGGCCTTGGGGAGATTGACCTGATCACTGCGGCCCTCCTGTTCTGTCTGGAAGAGTCCCGAGAGTGCCGCCGGATCTCCGACACGGTCTACGTAGACGGCTTCCACGTCGACTTCGGCACGCAAACCTTCACCTTCCCCGCTGCCATCCTGGTGACCAGCACGAGGGTAGGCGATGTAGCATCGGCGTCCGCCTGCGACCACGCCGCCCCCCAGCTCTCCTACCCCAGCCCCTTCCGTACACTCCGCCTTGACCTAGTCCTGGAGGAGGTCCCTCAGATCCGGAACATTCCCTCCAACCGCTTCCAGCACATGTTCTCCTTTGTGTGCGGCCAGCTGTTCCGCAGGGACGAATACTCGTCCCACTTCAAGAACGTCCACGAGGACATCCATGCAGGCCTCAACGGGTGGATGGAGCACCGGTGCCCGCTAGCGTACTACGGCTGCACCTACTCCCAGCGCAGGCTGTGCCCTTCCGCgcaagggtcaaaggtcatccaCGACCGGAACCTCAGGTCGTTCGGCGTGCAGCCGGGCCCAGACGACGAACATGTGAACGTGTCTCAGGTGGACCAGTTCAGCGGGCTCCCCTTCGAGATCCTGCGGCATGTGGCTGGTTTCCTGGACGGCTTCAGCCTGTGCCAGCTGTCCGTGGTGTCGCGGACCATGAGGGACGTTTGTTCCAGCCTGCTCCAGTCCAGAGGCATCGTGGAGCTCCGCTGGGAGAGGAAGCACTACCCAAACACCAATGGCTCCTTCTCATGGCAGATAAAGGACAAG GTGTGGAGATTCAGCACGGCCTTTAGCCCGGTCAGCGAATGGCGCTTCGCCAAGGTCCCTAGCATGTCCGACCACCTTGGAAAGTGTCGCTACAACACAGTGGAACGCAAGACCGAGGCCTTCCCGCTGCCTTCTATGTGCACCGCACGTCCCTGTCCTGTGCACGGCCGTGGCCTCCTCGAAATCCTGAAACTGCACCAGGAGCAACACCAGACCTAA
- the LOC136948141 gene encoding F-box only protein 30-like isoform X2: MEQQHAHCVTCVSQRCMTRPERGISCDLVTCSLVCGASFHACKGSEHRLLCPLERVPCLNSGFGCPATLIRHRMPAHLEVCPAGVVCCTMEWNRWPVSCLDYTSYESLSRGVEEVEQLDMALALQDQRTLLESLKVVAMAPTIERNPPVAESKRDSLSDSVEPVATSVACPPMASTTEPCSSLALPSVLPPTSAKDKIANGINGLNEEQYSKLYEATVETARSLAAALDVLSSASTSDNNKLECVNEAAVVQHSEGSDGAVELSNGLESKAPVTEGVGVKECYGQLHQATVQLRRSLVSALGVLGNTVKDTDPINRALSDLRVEPSCSSHQLKSVDPTDVGSTVYVKDGMAGLIPVVSGAVSHAAVVEATDRLPELSGQAMELSAEVRDKQSLCNGCLDGNRTENRAECHASDAADNPQEGPSGSSLEPICSAVVQDGGNSVLAPPLLSAPRQEPQPHSVLPLAPPLQVQQEIAQRAGHVVLEDRGAERKFQNHQLLRGLGQYTLCNGRRSLFSDRSLYRYRPKMEDKAVDTSDLEQEEDPMGLGEIDLITAALLFCLEESRECRRISDTVYVDGFHVDFGTQTFTFPAAILVTSTRVGDVASASACDHAAPQLSYPSPFRTLRLDLVLEEVPQIRNIPSNRFQHMFSFVCGQLFRRDEYSSHFKNVHEDIHAGLNGWMEHRCPLAYYGCTYSQRRLCPSAQGSKVIHDRNLRSFGVQPGPDDEHVNVSQVDQFSGLPFEILRHVAGFLDGFSLCQLSVVSRTMRDVCSSLLQSRGIVELRWERKHYPNTNGSFSWQIKDKVWRFSTAFSPVSEWRFAKVPSMSDHLGKCRYNTVERKTEAFPLPSMCTARPCPVHGRGLLEILKLHQEQHQT, translated from the exons ATGGAGCAGCAGCATGCCCACTGTGTGACCTGTGTGAGCCAGAGGTGCATGACCAGACCTGAGCGAGGGATTTCCTGTGACCTTGtaacctgctccctggtctgCGGGGCTTCCTTCCACGCATGCAAGGGGAGCGAGCAccgcctcctctgccccctggaGAGGGTGCCCTGCCTCAACAGCGGCTTCGGATGCCCCGCCACATTGATACGCCACCGGATGCCGGCACACTTGGAAGTGTGTCCTGCCGGTGTGGTATGCTGCACCATGGAGTGGAACAGGTGGCCCGTGAGCTGCCTGGATTACACCTCCTATGAGAGCCTGAGTCGAGGCGTGGAGGAAGTGGAGCAGCTGGACATGGCGCTTGCTCTGCAGGACCAGCGCACCCTGCTTGAGTCCCTTAAGGTAGTTGCCATGGCGCCCACCATTGAGAGAAATCCGCCGGTcgcagagagcaagagggacagTTTATCAGACTCAGTCGAACCCGTGGCTACCTCAGTGGCTTGTCCCCCCATGGCATCAACTACTGAACCTTGCTCCTCCCTGGCCTTGCCATCAGTGTTGCCGCCAACCTCGGCAAAAGATAAAATTGCTAACGGGATTAACGGTTTGAACGAGGAGCAGTACAGCAAACTGTACGAGGCCACAGTGGAGACGGCAAGAAGTCTGGCAGCAGCGTTGGATGTCCTTAGCAGTGCTAGCACCTCGGACAACAACAAATTGGAATGTGTCAACGAAGCAGCAGTGGTCCAGCACAGTGAGGGCAGCGACGGGGCTGTGGAACTTTCCAACGGCCTGGAGTCTAAAGCCCCCGTAACTGAGGGAGTGGGTGTGAAGGAGTGCTACGGTCAGCTCCACCAGGCCACGGTGCAGCTGAGGAGAAGTCTGGTCTCAGCGCTGGGCGTGCTGGGCAACACGGTGAAAGACACAGACCCAATTAACAGAGCCCTGTCTGACTTGAGGGTGGAGCCGAGCTGCAGCTCCCACCAATTAAAGTCCGTGGACCCCACTGATGTGGGGTCCACTGTGTATGTGAAAGATGGCATGGCAGGGCTAATCCCAGTAGTCAGTGGAGCCGTCAGCCACGCTGCTGTTGTGGAGGCCACCGATCGACTGCCAGAGCTTTCAGGTCAGGCCATGGAGCTTTCTGCTGAGGTCAGGGACAAGCAGAGTCTATGCAATGGTTGTTTGGATGGGAACCGGACGGAGAACAGGGCAGAGTGCCACGCCTCAGACGCAGCAGATAATCCACAGGAAGGACCTAGCGGGTCCTCTTTAGAGCCAATCTGTTCAGCTGTGGTGCAAGATGGAGGCAACTCTGTTCTTGCGCCTCCACTGCTCTCTGCTCCTCGTCAGGAGCCACAGCCTCACTCAGTCCTGCCTCTAGCACCTCCCCTGCAGGTGCAGCAGGAGATTGCACAGAGGGCGGGGCATGTGGTcttggaggacaggggggctgAACGCAAGTTCCAGAACCACCAGTTGCTCCGAGGTCTAGGCCAGTATACCCTGTGTAATGGGCGGAGAAGTCTGTTCTCTGACCGGTCGCTGTATAGGTATAGACCCAAAATGGAGGACAAGGCAGTGGATACATCCGAcctggagcaggaagaggacccGATGGGCCTTGGGGAGATTGACCTGATCACTGCGGCCCTCCTGTTCTGTCTGGAAGAGTCCCGAGAGTGCCGCCGGATCTCCGACACGGTCTACGTAGACGGCTTCCACGTCGACTTCGGCACGCAAACCTTCACCTTCCCCGCTGCCATCCTGGTGACCAGCACGAGGGTAGGCGATGTAGCATCGGCGTCCGCCTGCGACCACGCCGCCCCCCAGCTCTCCTACCCCAGCCCCTTCCGTACACTCCGCCTTGACCTAGTCCTGGAGGAGGTCCCTCAGATCCGGAACATTCCCTCCAACCGCTTCCAGCACATGTTCTCCTTTGTGTGCGGCCAGCTGTTCCGCAGGGACGAATACTCGTCCCACTTCAAGAACGTCCACGAGGACATCCATGCAGGCCTCAACGGGTGGATGGAGCACCGGTGCCCGCTAGCGTACTACGGCTGCACCTACTCCCAGCGCAGGCTGTGCCCTTCCGCgcaagggtcaaaggtcatccaCGACCGGAACCTCAGGTCGTTCGGCGTGCAGCCGGGCCCAGACGACGAACATGTGAACGTGTCTCAGGTGGACCAGTTCAGCGGGCTCCCCTTCGAGATCCTGCGGCATGTGGCTGGTTTCCTGGACGGCTTCAGCCTGTGCCAGCTGTCCGTGGTGTCGCGGACCATGAGGGACGTTTGTTCCAGCCTGCTCCAGTCCAGAGGCATCGTGGAGCTCCGCTGGGAGAGGAAGCACTACCCAAACACCAATGGCTCCTTCTCATGGCAGATAAAGGACAAG GTGTGGAGATTCAGCACGGCCTTTAGCCCGGTCAGCGAATGGCGCTTCGCCAAGGTCCCTAGCATGTCCGACCACCTTGGAAAGTGTCGCTACAACACAGTGGAACGCAAGACCGAGGCCTTCCCGCTGCCTTCTATGTGCACCGCACGTCCCTGTCCTGTGCACGGCCGTGGCCTCCTCGAAATCCTGAAACTGCACCAGGAGCAACACCAGACCTAA